The following coding sequences lie in one Leishmania panamensis strain MHOM/PA/94/PSC-1 chromosome 19 sequence genomic window:
- a CDS encoding 40S ribosomal protein S2 (TriTrypDB/GeneDB-style sysID: LpmP.19.0030), with the protein MADNQPAQEAPVTEAPRAERGFGRGRGGRGGRGGRGRGRGGPGEEKEWVPCTKLGRLVKARKVTSLEEIFLFSMPIKEHQIVDTLIVEGQLRDEMMKIYPVQKATSAGQRTRFKAFNVVGDGNGHIGIGARVGKEVSLAIRASMIAAKLNIVPVRRGYWGNKIGEPHTIPMKVTGKCGSVAVRLVPAPRGTGIVAAPVPKKILEFAGVEDVYTSSCGKTRTHGNLIMATFYALRKTYGFLTPDLWADTEPSRDPTDEHAELLAEMTVA; encoded by the coding sequence ATGGCAGACAATCAGCCCGCTCAAGAGGCACCCGTCACCGAGGCCCCCCGTGCTGAGCGCGGTTTCGGCCGTGGTCGTGGCGGTCGCGGTGGTCGCGGTGGCCGTGGCCGTGGCCGCGGTGGTCCAGGTGAGGAGAAAGAGTGGGTCCCGTGCACCAAGCTGGGTCGCCTCGTGAAGGCGCGGAAGGTAACCTCTCTGGAAGAgatctttctcttctcgatGCCCATCAAGGAGCACCAGATCGTTGACACCCTTATCGTCGAGGGCCAGCTGCGCGACGAGATGATGAAGATCTACCCTGTGCAGAAGGCTACATCGGCCGGGCAGCGCACCCGCTTCAAGGCCTTCAACGTCGTcggcgacggcaacggcCACATCGGCATCGGTGCCCGCGTCGGCAAGGAGGTTTCGCTGGCGATTCGCGCCTCGATGATTGCAGCCAAGCTCAACATCGTGCCGGTGCGCCGCGGCTACTGGGGTAACAAGATCGGTGAGCCACACACAATTCCGATGAAGGTGACCGGCAAGTGCGGCTCCGTCGCAGTCCGTCTCGTGCCCGCGCCCCGCGGTACCGGCATCGTCGCTGCCCCTGTGCCCAAGAAGATCCTTGAGTTCGCCGGCGTTGAGGACGTGTACACAAGCTCCTGTGGCAAGACCCGCACCCACGGCAACCTGATCATGGCCACTTTCTACGCCCTGCGCAAGACCTACGGCTTCCTCACGCCTGATCTCTGGGCGGACACGGAGCCCAGCCGCGATCCGACGGACGAGCACGCTGAGCTGCTTGCCGAGATGACAGTCGCGTAA
- the PEX13 gene encoding peroxin 13, putative (TriTrypDB/GeneDB-style sysID: LpmP.19.0040), with product MFGGIHGGSMYGGGLGIGSSMYGAGLGSMGGMYGGGMYGNSGLMGGSAHGMSGVLNSYARNNQYGSSSIYSLGNNGDGTQNNGMQSSLSLQQQQQTERFNPLISPINQHSAPLPPLNESPEERSRRIQAEHKKERQLIRQQRDQHRQARLQARMEIAGHLTNVLVQGLRSAMELFGVCFGTYYSIRAVRAFSNSQERIPGMGMYMGANYPCGAAVAKTQAAATSALGAQQIATAPSGGPRKWRTWLLCIAFFILGEVVYGIATRQRTKPLQHRRRIARSAKSVYGGVISQDEYEVSIHSSDTESRLTEEDRGEAEMLSEAWGQACNSDSVYRTSQAVRPSGSNGARRVYYALYDYQAQQTDGPCLSFKAGDEFVVEDYAEGSWCEAMAVESGNYSSHGRRGLVPSNFLRLAERITKL from the coding sequence ATGTTCGGCGGCATACACGGCGGCAGCATGTATGGCGGTGGACTAGGCATAGGCAGCAGCATGTACGGTGCCGGCTTAGGTAGCATGGGTGGCATGTACGGCGGTGGCATGTACGGAAACTCAGGCCTCATGGGAGGCTCTGCTCACGGCATGAGCGGTGTGCTCAACAGCTATGCCCGCAACAACCAGTACGGTTCCAGCTCCATCTACAGCCTTGGCAATAACGGCGACGGCACTCAGAACAACGGTATGCAATCCTCGCTCAgcttgcagcagcagcagcagacggagCGCTTCAATCCTCTAATCTCCCCCATCAACCAGCACTCTGCGCCACTCCCACCACTGAATGAGTCACCTGAGGAGCGCAGCCGCCGTATACAGGCAGAGCACAAGAAAGAGCGCCAGCTAAttcgacagcagcgggaTCAGCACCGACAAGCGCGCCTACAGGCCCGGATGGAAATCGCAGGCCACCTCACCAACGTACTTGTGCAGGGCCTCCGCTCTGCCATGGAGCTCTTCGGCGTGTGCTTCGGTACCTACTATAGCATAAGGGCGGTGCGCGCATTTTCGAACTCGCAGGAGCGGATCCCAGGAATGGGGATGTACATGGGCGCAAATTACccctgcggcgctgcggtcgcCAAGACGCAGGCGGCCGCTACGAGTGCGTTGGGGGCTCAGCAGATCGCCACAGCCCCCAGCGGTGGCCCGAGAAAGTGGCGAACATGGCTGCTCTGTATCGCCTTTTTTATTTTAGGCGAGGTCGTGTACGGGATAGCCACACGCCAACGCACaaagccgctgcagcaccggcgtCGTATTGCCCGCTCAGCCAAGAGCGTCTACGGAGGCGTGATTAGCCAGGATGAGTACGAGGTGAGCATTCACTCCAGCGACACTGAGTCGCGTCTGACGGAGGAGGATAGGGGCGAGGCGGAGATGCTGTCGGAGGCATGGGGTCAGGCATGCAACTCGGACAGCGTGTACCGTACCTCACAGGCGGTACGGCCAAGTGGTAGCAACGGTGCTCGTCGAGTATACTATGCCCTTTATGACTACCAGGCTCAGCAGACCGACGGGCCGTGCTTGAGCTTCAAGGCAGGTGATGAGTTTGTCGTTGAGGACTACGCGGAGGGCAGCTGGTGCGAGGCGATGGCAGTGGAGAGTGGAAACTACTCGTCTCACGGCCGTCGCGGCCTCGTACCGAGCAACTTTCTTCGTCTCGCAGAGCGCATCACGAAGTTGTAG
- a CDS encoding hypothetical protein (TriTrypDB/GeneDB-style sysID: LpmP.19.0050): MDKQDYYTILGISRAANKDAIRQAYKLKALQLHPDKNPNGEAIFKLVVNAYHTLNDPTKRSAYDRELTRRERGFGAHPYRQAAPQPSSPAAYPSSSSGADAGTSRKPRFATDEQLFKDAYEQYKKTPFSGTPNGGFRGATSEGTFAEWFKKKQEELRRAEEVTKAKAEYAKNLEREEQRRAEEWRNMQRRREEEREEEIRQAKEQRERDRDMLRRKSEAEAKEQRAAEQKARMEAYAEVQREQQADVERHLRDVASQKRELAEERRRLAEERAEVTNLAAEHRFTRDMAQKQRGQELADAVRRADAKVREAQEQQAFREASERAKAEERVREEKRKHAEEERASETEKVRELQRQKEAEAAQQERTRTTAELGEQRKRVMAQMMSERRKHEEEVSAMRKETDRIEAEMKAKLEALRAAKSSGQTINLDDWKL, from the coding sequence ATGGATAAACAAGACTACTACACCATTTTGGGCATATCACGTGCTGCGAACAAGGATGCCATCCGCCAGGCGTACAagctgaaggcgctgcagctgcatccaGACAAGAACCCGAACGGTGAGGCAATTTTCAAATTAGTCGTGAACGCGTACCACACACTCAATGACCCCACAAAGCGCTCAGCTTACGACCGCGAGCTGACGCGGCGGGAGCGCGGCTTTGGCGCTCATCCGTACCGCCAGGCGGCCCCACAACCATCGTCTCCCGCTGCCTACCCCTCGTCGTCCAGCGGTGCCGATGCCGGCACCTCCCGCAAGCCGCGCTTCGCCACCGACGAGCAGCTCTTTAAGGACGCCTACGAGCAGTACAAGAAAACCCCCTTCTCCGGAACCCCCAATGGCGGCTTCCGCGGCGCCACCTCTGAGGGCACCTTCGCTGAGTGGTTcaaaaagaaacaagaggagctgcggcgggcggaggaggtgaccAAGGCAAAGGCCGAGTATGCCAAGAACCTCgagcgcgaggagcagcgcagggCCGAGGAGTGGCGCAACAtgcagcgccggcgcgaggaagagcgcgaggaggagattaGGCAAGCCAAGGAGCAACGCGAGCGCGATCGCGACATGCTGAGGCGCAAGAGCGAGGCTGAGGCGAAGGAGCAGAGGGCGGCCGAGCAGAAGGCCCGCATGGAGGCGTACGCCGAGGTGCAGCGTGAGCAACAGGCGGATGTCGAGCGCCATCTGCGCGACGTGGCGTCGCAGAAGCGCGAGTTGGCCGAGGAACGTCGCCGCCtcgcggaggagagggctgAGGTGACGAACCTAGCCGCCGAGCACCGCTTCACGCGTGACATGGCGCAGAAGCAGCGCGGGCAGGAACTGGCTGACGCGGTGCGTCGCGCAGACGCAAAGGTGCGcgaggcgcaggagcagcaagCGTTCCGTGAGGCTAGCGAGCGTGCCAAGGCTGAGGAGCGAGTGCGCGAGGAGAAGCGTAAGCatgccgaggaggagcgagcgtcagagacggagaaggtgcgcgagCTACAGAGACAAAAAGAGGCTGAGGCGGCTCAGCAGGAGCGCACCCGCACGACCGCGGAGCTGGGAGAGCAGCGGAAGCGTGTGATGGCACAAATGATGTCGGAGAGGCGAAAGCACGAGGAAGAAGTGTCCGCGATGCGGAAGGAGACCGATCGAATCGAGGCGGAGATGAAGGCCAAGCTTGAGGCGCTGCGAGCCGCGAAGAGCTCTGGCCAGACCATTAACTTGGATGATTGGAAATTAtag
- a CDS encoding hypothetical protein (TriTrypDB/GeneDB-style sysID: LpmP.19.0060) gives MKPKAAQVRQQQSLNRRIKLEESAARVQQELFARQATMQGMGGGQQRNSIYGYAGHLAHNRDPNRGVITQAEWNELVERHEDSGRCFRYLFGILVLVAILLLTFSKYDEEYNIEVPQVESGKGFGEILNPNRAVDGRELEGYYHTLGVEGRLNLTPRTASPATDTPEENGSSAKIANDPDKMRRRENYQVRQQIKKTFHDHQEKYGQLVHCGRTCEAESKQVEFAYNKLTSQVDRELFGLLLDAKDTKSVRSTTPAQLKMKYEEKRKQILETEEDEEDRNMALEELKDAYEIIENPDARKYYLLYGAKPPEQMRHVSSRHGGWGQEMALGTYKYRIIIMWLEFLHQYIGLWGETAVLGCVVLFMLSRLPQALKDSQRILDELDLQDEHAEEEKRAAVQAQQSE, from the coding sequence ATGAAGCCGAAAGCGGCCCAGGtgcggcaacagcagtcGCTGAATCGGCGCATCAAGCTGGAGGAGAGTGCTGCGcgggtgcagcaggagctctTCGCACGACAGGCCACCATGCAGGGCATGGGCGGCGGACAGCAGAGGAACTCCATATACGGGTATGCAGGTCACCTAGCGCACAACCGCGATCCCAACCGCGGCGTCATTACGCAGGCTGAATGGAACGAGCTCGTAGAGCGGCACGAGGACTCGGGCAGGTGCTTTCGCTACTTATTTGGCATTCTCGTCCTTGTTGCCATTCTTCTCCTCACATTCTCCAAGTATGACGAAGAGTACAACATCGAGGTGCCACAGGTGGAGTCTGGTAAGGGCTTTGGCGAGATCCTGAACCCCAACCGCGCTGTGGACGGCAGGGAGCTAGAGGGCTACTACCACACCCTCGGCGTCGAGGGTCGCCTTAATCTGACACCCAGGACGGCATCACCTGCGACCGATACACCTGAGGAAAATGGCTCGTCAGCGAAGATTGCCAATGACCCTGACAAgatgcgccgccgcgagaACTACcaggtgcggcagcagatCAAGAAGACTTTTCACGATCACCAGGAGAAGTACGGCCAGCTGGTCCACTGTGGTCGCACATGTGAGGCAGAGAGCAAGCAGGTAGAGTTTGCCTACAACAAGCTGACGTCGCAGGTGGATCGAGAGCTGTTcggcctgctgctggacgcGAAGGACACCAAGTCCGTGCGGTCCACCACCCCCGCTCAGTTGAAGATGAAGTATGAGGAGAAGCGTAAACAGATCCTGGAGAcagaagaggacgaggaggaccgCAACATGGCGctcgaggagctgaaggacgCGTATGAGATAATCGAAAATCCTGATGCCCGCAAGTACTACCTTCTCTACGGCGCAAAGCCACCGGAGCAGATGCGTCACGTTAGCTCCCGTCATGGTGGCTGGGGGCAGGAGATGGCGCTGGGAACCTATAAGTACCGCATTATCATTATGTGGTTGGAGTTTCTGCACCAGTATATTGGTCTGTGGGGCGAGACCGCAGTGCTCGGATGCGTCGTACTGTTTATGCTGTCGCGCCTGCCTCAGGCGCTGAAGGACTCACAGCGCATCCTGGACGAGCTGGACCTTCAGGACGAgcacgccgaggaggagaagagggcagcggtgcaggcaCAGCAGAGTGAGTAG
- a CDS encoding fibrillarin, putative (TriTrypDB/GeneDB-style sysID: LpmP.19.0070) produces the protein MRGGRGGFGGRGGGGRGGGGRGGGRGGGGRGGGRGGGRGGGRGGGRGGRGGTGSPKGNIFHPHARFNGCYLLAGKDTLSTQSLVPGVSVYSEKRVNGTVAGESESHEFRVWNPYRSKLASAIYAGVASIYMEPGSAVLYLGAASGTTVSHVSDLVGPEGIVYAVEFSHRSGRDLEEMTKRRSNIVPILEDARYPQKYRMLIPRLVDCIFMDVAQPDQARILALNAQHFLKANGGFVISIKANCIDSTADPAAVFASEVQKLKDSGLRPKEQVSLEPFERDHCVVTGYYKNVPQAA, from the coding sequence ATGCGCGGCGGACGCGGTGGCTTCGgtggtcgcggcggcggcggtcgcggaggtggcggccgaggcggtggccgcggcggcggtggtcgtggcggtggccgcgGTGGGGGTCGCGGCGGAGGCCGAGGTGGTGGCCGTGGCGGTCGTGGAGGCACGGGTTCGCCGAAGGGCAACATCTTCCACCCGCATGCCCGCTTCAACGGCTGTTACCTCTTGGCCGGCAAAGACACCCTCTCCACGCAGTCGCTGGTCCCTGGCGTGTCGGTGTACAGCGAGAAGCGTGTGAACGGCACGGTGGCCGGTGAGTCTGAGTCGCACGAGTTCCGCGTATGGAACCCGTACCGCTCCAAGCTAGCGTCCGCCATCTACGCTGGTGTAGCGAGCATATACATGGAGCCTGGCTCTGCCGTACTGTACCTTGGCGCAgccagcggcaccactgTTAGCCACGTCTCGGACCTTGTTGGACCTGAGGGCATTGTGTACGCGGTAGAGTTctcgcaccgcagcggccgtgatctggaggagatgacgaagcgccgcagcaacaTTGTCCCGATCCTGGAGGATGCCCGCTACCCGCAGAAGTACCGCATGCTTATTCCTCGCCTGGTGGACTGCATCTTCATGGACGTTGCCCAGCCGGATCAGGCGCGCATTCTAGCCCTCAACGCGCAGCACTTCTTGAAGGCAAATGGAGGCTTTGTTATTTCGATCAAGGCGAACTGCATCGATTCCACGGCGGACCCGGCAGCGGTGTTCGCGTCCGAGGTGCAGAAGTTGAAGGACTCTGGCCTCCGCCCGAAGGAGCAGGTCTCTCTAGAGCCATTCGAGCGTGACCACTGCGTCGTCACGGGCTACTACAAGAATGTCCCGCAGGCGGCGTAA
- a CDS encoding hypothetical protein (TriTrypDB/GeneDB-style sysID: LpmP.19.0080) — protein sequence MNEHQQPSSPAEPHPTPAATSPPASEGFIASSSPEGSPNRPPTPPEKPSSVNAAKVDELKRQITSRTAAMDAATKAKEEKIITAAQVYLKELQARREEEVAAAKASHKQEQHADTKQIDDYRERGAVWGAVQMLVDLQKPNQYSKSTEMMRSVLSTLSAMPP from the coding sequence ATGAACGAGCACCAACAGCCCTCTTCCCCCGCTGAGCCCCACCCCACGCCAGCGGCGACATCGCCGCCGGCGTCGGAAGGGTTCATcgcgtcctcgtcgccggAGGGCTCACCGAATCGCCCGCCCACGCCGCCGGAGAAGCCCTCCTCGGTCAACGCTGCCAAGGTTGACGAGCTGAAGAGGCAGATCACCAGCCGCACTGCCGCCATGGATGCAGCGAcgaaggcgaaggaggagaagattatcactgcagcgcaggtgTACCTCAAAGAACTCCAGGCGAGgcgggaggaagaggtggcggctgcaAAGGCAAGTCACAAGCAGGAGCAGCATGCGGACACCAAACAGATCGACGACTACAGGGAAAGGGGCGCTGTCTGGGGCGCAGTACAAATGCTGGTGGACTTGCAAAAGCCCAACCAGTACTCCAAGAGCACGGAGATGATGCGCTCAGTTCTCTCCACACTGAGCGCCATGCCTCCCTAG
- a CDS encoding Qa-SNARE protein, putative (TriTrypDB/GeneDB-style sysID: LpmP.19.0090): MPLENGEVLSRSIQQVAKACSDAQSSMKELGTGRDAIARDRLHRIRLLVEQCSIRVEAILSDTEPSLEALKQQYMQYKAAFEFINAEATRRERQIFLQTDLDSVQKGDLDAVESQVTFCEVRPLDMSEFHTEEAIQREKLQNAREIESDVLDLKATYQEFHSLVHQQQENLDRMTNNVTESHSLIERGHDQIQDASSRQRSFRKLGCISGTVVTVIVVIIIVVVALTW; encoded by the coding sequence ATGCCCTTAGAGAACGGAGAGGTTCTTTCGCGGTCTATTCAGCAAGTCGCCAAGGCCTGCAGTGATGCGCAGAGCTCCATGAAAGAGCTGGGGACGGGTCGGGACGCCATCGCCCGTGACAGGCTCCATCGCATCCGGCTTCTTGTAGAGCAGTGCAGTATTCGTGTAGAGGCCATTCTCAGTGATACAGAACCTTCTCTCGAGGCGTTGAAGCAGCAGTACATGCAATACAAGGCGGCCTTTGAGTTCATCAATGCCGAGGCCACGCGTCGGGAGCGGCAGATCTTTCTGCAGACGGATCTGGACAGCGTGCAGAAAGGAGACCTCGATGCTGTGGAGTCGCAGGTGACGTTTTGTGAAGTGCGACCCCTCGACATGTCGGAGTTCcacacagaggaggcgatTCAGCGCGAGAAGCTACAGAATGCGCGCGAGATCGAGTCCGATGTGTTGGACCTCAAGGCGACGTACCAGGAGTTTCACTCACTCGTGCATCAACAGCAGGAGAACCTAGATCGCATGACGAACAATGTGACGGAGTCCCACTCTCTCATTGAGCGCGGACACGATCAGATCCAAGACGCCTCGAGCCGGCAGCGATCGTTTCGTAAACTTGGCTGCATTAGCGGCACTGTGGTCACCGTCATTGTGGTCATCATTATTGTAGTTGTAGCGCTCACATGGTGA
- a CDS encoding hypothetical protein (TriTrypDB/GeneDB-style sysID: LpmP.19.0100) produces MSQNFGDWFNQLGLVTRASLVASVGLSAACSLNVVSVSSVVLTSEAITSLQVWRFVTSAFYLGNFSFPWLMTVAMFVTYVKNNEESDFKGKTADMAYMFVLLASALSVAGLFFHVYVTSFSFLMGLCWIFCKRHPEQELTLFGFSFRSAVFPWVLMALHLVMGQGLLADLLGIVAGHAYVFFKDVFPISHNQLWLETPMWLRRQFPQPTHRVASFGPEVHPYDPRFQAARRSEAQQGRSGLHNWGRGQTLGSS; encoded by the coding sequence ATGTCGCAAAACTTTGGCGACTGGTTCAATCAGCTAGGCCTTGTCACCCGCGCTTCTCTCGTCGCGTCGGTGGGCCTTTCCGCCGCCTGTTCCCTCAACGTGGTAAGTGTCAGCTCGGTTGTTCTGACTTCCGAAGCCATCACCTCGCTGCAGGTGTGGCGCTTCGTAACGTCTGCCTTCTATCTTGGGAATTTCTCTTTCCCATGGCTTATGACAGTGGCGATGTTTGTCACGTACGTCAAGAACAACGAGGAGAGCGACTTCAAAGGCAAGACAGCAGACATGGCGTACATGTTTGTGCTTCTGGCGAGTGCCCTCTCCGTTGCGGGCCTCTTCTTCCACGTGTATGTGACGAGCTTCTCGTTCCTGATGGGGCTTTGCTGGATCTTCTGCAAGCGGCACCCAGAGCAGGAGCTGACACTCTTCGGATTCTCCTTCCGCTCGGCCGTGTTTCCGTGGGTGTTGATGGCGCTGCATCTCGTCATGGGCCAGGGGCTACTTGCTGACCTTCTTGGCATAGTGGCCGGACACGCCTACGTCTTTTTCAAAGATGTCTTTCCCATATCGCACAATCAGCTGTGGCTGGAGACCCCCATGTGGTTGCGGCGGCAGTTCCCACAGCCGACGCACCGCGTCGCTTCCTTCGGCCCTGAGGTGCACCCGTACGATCCTCGCTTTCAGGCGGCACGGCGGAGCGAAGCCCAACAGGGGCGCAGCGGCTTGCACAACTGGGGACGTGGTCAGACGCTTGGTAGCAGCTGA
- a CDS encoding protein kinase, putative (TriTrypDB/GeneDB-style sysID: LpmP.19.0110): MQPCSDSAASTGSNIVVEGKYTIQDANIVGRGAYSVVKVCTPIPPYVPPGSRAGMKYVVKIIEKEYLISLAKGDVEMAMAEIKREIDVLRHIPSHENVVTFLEYVETERQFLLFFEKVQCGDLCELILQSSSGKLTEEKSKLYTYQIIKAVLHCHLHDIIHRDIKPENLLVSEDDNIKLTDFGLAKRSRGVCTGDPSKDPLDVTALMMPYPGCERLLGKRVVCSDVIGTPRYGAPEMFYAKFTQTHYDGFNADTWSIGVVTYITLSGSFPYSPGSNASEKEVFRTIMGTPLPKPFGISPLAWEFVQSMLNKDPSKRTPLYAALNHPWLADVVVQRGSVVAAQLRSSVISADVESAAARFDEEARHLRICMAKLQGEVALLREERDRAREVQQPAFQETHTPARRAQTPSGLSRPRSTRYPMSTARVSSPARVVTHRRTGSRDSSSAGSLPRRSSATRGRSPLARSAGGAAVRRGTPARAGGTTPARSGTPFRTTAGRSGSAARTTITTRGATPTRTATPGHSANNRSRTPHSSATSGAANGITSGALHTTNAVNPANELHLGDQVTYKGCRAIVRFNGSTAFGAGIWIGLEMLEGNEGTNDGSSFIDKKQYFTCPKGKGVFVRASQVKKLG, from the coding sequence ATGCAGCCATGTAGCGACAGCGCGGCAAGCACCGGCTCCAACATCGTGGTGGAGGGCAAGTACACGATCCAGGATGCAAACATCGTAGGTCGCGGGGCATACAGCGTGGTAAAGGTGTGCACACCGATCCCCCCGTACGTCCCCCCCGGGTCGCGGGCTGGGATGAAGTACGTGGTGAAGATTATCGAGAAGGAGTACCTCATCTCACTTGCCAAGGGCGACGTCgagatggcgatggcggagATCAAGCGAGAGATCGACGTGCTGCGGCACATCCCGTCCCATGAGAACGTGGTGACGTTTCTCGAGTATGtagagacagagaggcagtttttgctcttcttcgagAAGGTTCAATGTGGTGACCTGTGTGAGCTCATTCTGCAGTCTTCCAGCGGCAAGCTGACAGAGGAGAAGTCGAAGCTGTACACGTACCAGATCATCAAGGCGGTACTGCATTGCCACCTGCATGACATCATCCACCGTGACATCAAACCTGAGAACTTGCTGGTGAGTGAGGACGACAATATCAAACTGACGGATTTCGGCTTAGCAAAGCGCTCGCGCGGCGTGTGCACTGGAGACCCTTCAAAGGATCCTCTCGACGTGACGGCGTTGATGATGCCGTATCCCGGTTGCGAGCGTCTCCTGGGCAAGCGGGTAGTTTGCTCGGACGTCATTGGTACGCCCCGCTACGGCGCCCCAGAGATGTTCTATGCCAAGTTCACGCAGACCCACTACGATGGCTTCAACGCCGACACGTGGTCCATCGGTGTTGTCACATATATTACGCTCTCCGGTAGCTTCCCCTACTCGCCGGGGTCGAACGCGTCGGAAAAGGAGGTGTTTCGCACGATCATGGGCACTCCGTTGCCGAAGCCGTTTGGTATCTCACCGCTGGCCTGGGAGTTTGTGCAGTCGATGCTGAACAAGGACCCGAGTAAGCGCACCCCCTTGTACGCCGCCCTCAACCACCCATGGCTGGCtgacgtggtggtgcagcgcggctctgtcgtggcggcgcagctgcggtcgAGCGTCATCTCGGCCGATGTCGAgtctgctgccgcccgctTCGACGAAGAGGCGCGCCATCTACGCATTTGCATGGCCAAGCTGCAAGGTGAAGTGGCCCTGCTCCGAGAGGAGCGGGACCGGGCGcgcgaggtgcagcagccagCTTTCCAAGAGACCCACACGCCGGCCCGCCGTGCGCAGACGCCGAGTGGGCTTTCACGGCCGCGCAGCACTCGCTATCCCATGTCAACGGCTCGCGTCTCCTCGCCTGCGCGCGTCGTTACTCACCGCCGCACAGGCAGCCGCgatagcagcagcgctggatCTCTTCCCCGCCGCTCATCCGCGACGCGCGGGCGGAGTCCACTGGCGCGTagcgccggcggtgccgctgtgcgtCGTGGCACTCCTGCACGAGCCGGCGGCACGACCCCCGCCCGCAGCGGAACACCGTTTCGTACCACCGCCGGTCGCTCGGGCTCTGCGGCGCGCACTACGATCACCACTCGTGGCGCCACGCCGACCCGCACCGCCACGCCAGGCCACAGCGCCAACAATCGGTCGCGCACCCCCCATAGCAGCGCTACCTCTGGCGCCGCTAACGGCATCACTTCCGGCGCGCTGCACACCACGAATGCCGTGAATCCTGCGAATGAGCTGCATCTTGGCGACCAGGTCACGTACAAGGGCTGCCGCGCTATTGTGCGGTTTAACGGATCAACTGCGTTTGGTGCCGGTATCTGGATTGGACTGGAAATGTTAGAGGGCAACGAGGGTACCAACGATGGCTCCTCGTTCATTGACAAGAAGCAGTACTTCACGTGCCCAAAGGGCAAaggtgtgtttgtgcgcgcCTCCCAGGTGAAGAAACTTGGCtga
- a CDS encoding mitogen-activated protein kinase, putative (TriTrypDB/GeneDB-style sysID: LpmP.19.0120) translates to MAAISTKELMDVTLGKKLGAGSFGSVFVGVLPSGHFVAVKVLELSDDAPSNTEVEIHRKMVHHNIIRYLHSRIDAESTPKKLYVYLEFVTGGSVTSLMKSLPNGCLPYSVVRVYARHMFQGLEYLHSNQVAHRDIKGDNVLISMDTGTAKLADFDQAKIMNTHGTLRKAATATLAGTPYWMAPEVITDEDGYDPFKADIWSAGCTVAEMITGRAPWTPMPNVMHIMNKLALSTGWPDAVPKDATALGSKDAYDFLDLCFQRDVSKRPSAATLLKHVFLRV, encoded by the coding sequence ATGGCGGCCATCTCAACCAAGGAGCTGATGGATGTGACGCTAGGCAAGAAGCTCGGCGCTGGGAGCTTTGGCTCCGTCTTTGTGGGCGTGCTTCCCAGTGGCCACTTCGTCGCAGTGAAGGTACTCGAGCTCTCAGATGACGCGCCGTCCAACACAGAGGTGGAGATCCACCGCAAGATGGTGCACCACAACATCATTCGCTACTTGCACAGCCGCATTGACGCAGAAAGTACACCAAAGAAACTCTACGTCTACCTGGAGTTTGTGACTGGCGGCTCGGTGACGTCGTTGATGAAGAGTTTGCCAAATGGCTGCCTGCCCTACTCGGTAGTGCGCGTGTACGCGCGACACATGTTTCAAGGGTTGGAGTATCTTCACAGTAACCAGGTCGCCCACCGCGACATCAAGGGTGACAACGTGCTCATCTCCATGGACACGGGCACAGCCAAACTAGCGGACTTTGATCAGGCGAAAATCATGAACACACACGGCACCTTGCGCaaagcggcgacggcgacctTGGCGGGGACGCCATACTGGATGGCACCTGAGGTTATCACAGACGAGGACGGCTACGATCCATTCAAGGCGGATATCTGGTCAGCGGGTTGCACTGTCGCGGAGATGATCACGGGACGTGCTCCATGGACCCCAATGCCGAACGTGATGCACATCATGAACAAGCTGGCGCTCTCGACCGGCTGGCCTGATGCGGTGCCGAAGGACGCCACAGCGCTCGGCTCGAAGGACGCGTACGACTTCTTAGACTTGTGCTTCCAGCGAGATGTGTCGAAGCGGCCTTCCGCTGCTACCCTCCTTAAGCATGTGTTTCTCCGAGTCTGA